A window of the Arenibacter algicola genome harbors these coding sequences:
- a CDS encoding bi-domain-containing oxidoreductase gives MLQAIIKKGKVMAEEVPSPILSAGEVLIAVSYSCISAGTELKSVGNSGENLLVRAMKQPENLKKVIQLAKDHGVSKAFSKVQQKVKYGTPTGYSNAGIVIAVGSAVKNFQVGDKVAAAGAGIANHAEYAVVPQNLVMKVPEGLDLQLASTVTLGGIALQGVRRADLRMGEYGVVVGAGILGLITIQFLKNSGVRTIVSDINEDRLKIAKELGADLVINPAKTNLVKTVSDFTGGYGADGIIFTAATASSEPLSDAFNACKKKGRVILVGVSGMEIKREDIYQKELDFKISTSYGPGRYDRQYEDLGNDYPYAYVRWTENRNMTEYLRLLREGKVKLDLLINKVYSIGQVEEAYASLQGPEKPIIVLLSYEEKTVERLTSKVIVNSNYSSKGVLNVALIGAGSFATAMHLPNMEKMKDKYALYAVVNRTGHKGKSVATHFNAKYATSNIDDVLTDPEVDLVFITTQHKDHASLVLQSLQAGKHVFVEKPLATNQEDLDKIVTFYKEHPKETKPILLTGFNRRFSKYAREINEHTKNRINPLFVSYRINAGFKASDDCIHEHGGRVVGEVCHFIDLISYLVDSSIISVSVEKLSPSNYQIRKDDNVAIVLKYKDGSVGNLQYFSTGNKGYQKENLEVHFDGKTIVMDDFKKLTGYGVNPKEMAGKIPEKGQYEELLHMHEAITKGTWAINLEDMIQTTQATFLIQEA, from the coding sequence ATGTTACAAGCAATTATTAAAAAGGGAAAGGTCATGGCTGAGGAAGTGCCATCACCAATATTATCAGCCGGAGAAGTATTAATAGCCGTTTCTTATAGTTGTATTTCTGCCGGCACGGAACTAAAAAGTGTTGGTAATAGCGGCGAAAATTTATTGGTCAGAGCCATGAAACAGCCTGAAAACCTGAAAAAGGTGATTCAATTAGCGAAAGATCACGGTGTATCCAAAGCATTTTCTAAAGTACAACAAAAGGTAAAATATGGTACGCCTACAGGGTATTCCAATGCAGGTATTGTAATTGCGGTTGGTAGCGCGGTGAAGAATTTTCAAGTAGGTGATAAGGTTGCTGCTGCCGGTGCGGGTATTGCCAATCACGCTGAATATGCTGTTGTACCACAAAATTTGGTAATGAAAGTGCCTGAGGGTCTTGATTTACAGTTAGCTTCAACGGTGACACTCGGGGGAATAGCACTACAGGGAGTCCGACGTGCAGATTTGAGAATGGGTGAGTATGGAGTGGTTGTCGGAGCAGGAATATTGGGGTTGATAACCATTCAATTTTTGAAAAATTCAGGTGTTCGTACTATAGTTAGTGATATCAACGAAGACCGTTTGAAAATCGCTAAAGAATTGGGAGCAGATTTGGTCATCAACCCCGCGAAAACTAATTTGGTAAAAACCGTATCAGATTTTACTGGGGGCTACGGTGCAGATGGAATTATATTTACCGCTGCCACAGCGAGTAGCGAGCCCTTATCCGATGCTTTCAATGCCTGCAAGAAAAAGGGGCGAGTTATCCTTGTTGGTGTTTCAGGAATGGAAATCAAACGTGAAGATATTTATCAAAAAGAGCTTGATTTTAAAATATCAACCTCGTATGGTCCAGGTCGTTACGACCGTCAATACGAAGATTTGGGGAATGACTATCCATATGCCTATGTGAGATGGACAGAAAACAGAAACATGACCGAATATCTCAGGTTACTCCGCGAAGGAAAAGTGAAACTTGACTTACTCATCAACAAAGTTTATTCTATAGGGCAAGTGGAAGAAGCGTATGCATCTCTTCAAGGTCCTGAAAAGCCAATCATTGTTTTATTGAGTTATGAGGAAAAGACCGTGGAGAGGCTTACATCAAAAGTCATAGTAAACTCGAATTATAGCAGTAAAGGAGTGCTTAATGTTGCCTTAATAGGAGCTGGAAGTTTTGCAACTGCTATGCACCTTCCAAATATGGAAAAGATGAAGGACAAGTATGCACTATATGCCGTGGTTAATAGAACGGGACATAAAGGCAAATCGGTCGCCACGCATTTCAATGCCAAATATGCAACATCAAATATTGACGATGTATTAACTGATCCTGAAGTTGATTTGGTTTTCATAACTACACAACACAAAGACCATGCGTCATTAGTATTGCAGTCCTTGCAAGCTGGTAAACATGTTTTTGTGGAAAAACCATTGGCGACCAATCAAGAAGATCTGGATAAGATTGTGACGTTTTATAAAGAGCATCCAAAGGAAACCAAACCTATTTTATTGACAGGGTTCAACCGTAGGTTTAGTAAATATGCTCGCGAGATAAATGAACATACCAAGAATCGCATTAACCCACTATTTGTAAGTTACCGAATCAATGCTGGTTTCAAAGCTTCGGATGACTGCATACATGAACATGGTGGCAGAGTAGTTGGTGAGGTTTGCCATTTTATAGATTTGATTTCCTACTTGGTGGATTCGTCAATTATATCGGTAAGTGTTGAGAAATTAAGTCCGTCAAACTATCAAATTCGCAAAGATGATAATGTAGCAATTGTATTAAAATACAAAGATGGTTCTGTAGGCAATCTCCAATATTTTTCAACTGGGAACAAAGGTTATCAAAAGGAAAATTTAGAAGTTCATTTCGATGGAAAAACCATTGTAATGGATGATTTCAAAAAACTGACAGGTTATGGGGTAAATCCGAAGGAAATGGCAGGCAAAATTCCTGAAAAAGGACAATATGAAGAGTTGCTGCATATGCATGAAGCCATAACCAAAGGTACATGGGCCATAAATTTGGAAGATATGATTCAGACCACCCAAGCAACATTTCTTATACAGGAGGCTTAA
- a CDS encoding alginate lyase family protein, producing MNIKTILSKPIPVVWYRFVQLIKLKFYFRITFWGKIERKINRFTTYRKPWKEKSCLFDKSLSPLNITETLRIKIIENADKIKSGKISIFDVDYHFNLPIAWNKDWRTSKMWKNAYFKSYAFYEKEKEQKYDVKFPWELSRLSFLITVAQAYQINENKDYLGYVHSVLLDWLSKNPLAYSVNWYPMEVSVRTINLIQLREILLESPKTDDSVNLINEILLLHGIFLWRNIEYTDIRGNHYSANLTALLLLGKVYKKFYKEARLWFNYALKNIEKEFHLQFLADGVNFEKSTSYHRLVVEFYLISFIVMKRYGIATNSLTLNKLRNACKFIKDYSKPNKSTPIIGDNDSASVFQNDVVNLNDHSNILQLASHFFSDTTLNISSTTYLSSIWIFNQKSFQETLDKNSDIFRYKYYSKGGFVVVKEKLNYFITDVGEVGMEGRGGHGHNDLFGFELMLDGQDFIVDAGCYTYTGDLALKNEMKSSAYHNILTVDGKEIAPLIGNWGIADIAKPYNLVINENQEKVTVRGKHGGYERLPDPVVHQRTFELDKNTFKLSCIDAVSCHSEHNIQRHLHFSDSVKIVIRENDVLTTVGVTQYVITCDENSKPTISSYYLSYNYGHKTSAQKVTFETKIEGTCKLHFTIEKETGNE from the coding sequence ATGAATATAAAAACAATTTTATCAAAACCTATTCCAGTAGTTTGGTATAGATTTGTCCAACTAATTAAGCTGAAGTTCTATTTTAGAATCACATTTTGGGGTAAAATTGAGCGGAAAATTAATAGGTTTACAACTTACCGCAAGCCCTGGAAAGAGAAAAGTTGTCTTTTTGATAAGAGTTTATCACCATTGAATATAACAGAGACCTTAAGAATCAAAATTATAGAAAATGCCGATAAAATTAAAAGTGGAAAAATCTCGATTTTTGATGTAGATTATCATTTTAATTTACCTATTGCATGGAATAAGGATTGGCGTACCTCGAAAATGTGGAAAAACGCCTATTTCAAATCTTATGCATTCTACGAAAAAGAAAAAGAACAAAAATATGATGTGAAATTCCCATGGGAACTATCGCGGTTAAGCTTTTTGATTACCGTTGCACAGGCATATCAAATTAATGAAAATAAAGATTACTTAGGATATGTTCATAGCGTCCTATTGGATTGGTTATCTAAAAATCCATTAGCCTATTCTGTCAATTGGTATCCAATGGAAGTTTCTGTTAGAACTATTAATTTAATCCAACTAAGGGAGATTCTATTGGAATCCCCTAAAACAGACGACAGTGTTAACCTGATAAATGAAATATTGTTATTGCACGGTATATTTCTTTGGAGAAATATTGAATATACCGATATCAGGGGAAATCATTATTCCGCCAATTTAACTGCCTTACTATTATTAGGTAAGGTGTATAAAAAATTTTATAAAGAGGCTAGATTATGGTTTAATTATGCATTAAAGAATATAGAAAAAGAGTTCCACCTACAATTTTTAGCGGATGGTGTAAATTTTGAAAAATCCACTTCCTATCACAGACTTGTTGTTGAGTTTTATTTAATTTCATTTATAGTGATGAAACGCTATGGAATAGCAACAAATTCGCTGACACTAAATAAACTTAGGAACGCTTGTAAATTTATAAAAGATTACAGTAAACCGAATAAATCAACACCAATTATTGGTGATAACGATAGTGCTTCGGTTTTTCAGAATGATGTAGTTAATTTAAATGATCATTCTAACATTTTGCAGTTGGCAAGTCATTTTTTTAGTGATACAACCCTAAATATTTCATCAACAACATATCTCTCCTCAATTTGGATTTTTAACCAAAAATCATTTCAAGAAACTTTAGACAAAAATTCAGATATATTTCGATATAAATACTATTCAAAAGGTGGCTTTGTTGTTGTTAAAGAGAAATTGAATTATTTTATTACGGATGTTGGGGAAGTTGGTATGGAAGGAAGGGGAGGACATGGTCACAATGATCTATTTGGTTTTGAATTGATGCTTGATGGGCAAGACTTCATTGTCGATGCCGGCTGTTATACATATACTGGGGACTTAGCTTTAAAAAATGAAATGAAATCCTCAGCCTATCACAATATTTTAACCGTAGACGGAAAAGAAATAGCTCCTTTGATTGGTAATTGGGGTATTGCTGATATCGCAAAACCATATAATCTTGTGATTAACGAGAATCAAGAAAAGGTCACTGTTAGAGGCAAACATGGGGGCTATGAAAGATTACCGGACCCAGTTGTACACCAACGAACTTTTGAATTGGATAAGAATACATTTAAACTTTCTTGTATAGATGCTGTTTCTTGCCATTCGGAGCATAATATACAACGTCATTTGCATTTTTCTGATTCTGTAAAAATCGTGATTAGAGAGAATGACGTTTTGACAACTGTTGGGGTCACGCAATATGTAATTACTTGCGATGAGAATTCAAAACCTACTATTTCTTCATATTATTTAAGTTATAACTACGGTCACAAGACTTCTGCGCAAAAGGTCACTTTTGAAACGAAAATAGAGGGTACATGTAAATTACATTTTACAATTGAAAAAGAAACTGGGAATGAATAA